TGTCCTATGCCGACATAGAAGGCGAAGTCCGGATCGCCGTCACGCTTTTCCAGGGGCACCGCCACGTCGAACCGGATCGGGCCGACGCTGGTAAAATAGCGCAGGCCGACACCGGCGCCGAACTTCACGTTCTGGTCGAAGTCGGGGGTGGAATTGGCTCCGACCGCGCCGGCATCCAGGAAAGCGACGGCGCCGATGGTCTCGGTGATGCGGCCGCGCAGCTCCACGTTGCCCTCGACCAGCGACTTGCCGCCGACGACATTGTTGCCGACCTCGACGCCGATCGACCGGTACGGATAGCCGCGCACGGATCCGCCGCCGCCGGTGAAGAAGACCTGGTCGGGCGGAAGCTGGGCGATCGAGGGGCCGAACAGCGTGCCGATCTTGGCGCGGCCGGCGAGGATCAGCCGGTTGTCGCCTCCGACCCCGTAATAGGTGCGGGCCTCGGCGGTGAAGCGCGCGGCGGCATTGGCGTAGTTGAACTCGTAGAAGGGCAGTGCGGTCACGTCGACATAATGGCCGCGGCTCGGATTGCCGATGTTGTTGCGGGTGTCGTAGGTGAACGCGCCCAGGAAGCCGCCGGTGGTAAAGTCCCGGGTCCCGTAGACGTCGTCCTCGAACTGGGCGTGCTGCCCGGTCAGATAGGCCCGGGCCTGGAGGGCTTCGGAGAACTGGTGGGTGAAGCCCGCCTGCCCGCTCACGCCGGTCTTGGTGTAGGTGTCCAGCACTTCGCGCTCGGCATAGGCCGACGCGCTGAAATTGGAATCCGGGGTGCCGACGCCGGGCTTGGTGAAGGTGGCGCCGGCCCGGTAGGTGAAGTCTTCCGGATTGGTCTTGTTGTCGAAATTGGACACGCGGCCTTCGATGCGCAGCTGCTCGGCGCGGCCGAACAGGTTGCGGTGCAGCCAGTAAGCCTCCAGCCCGAGCCCGTCGATGGTCGAGAAGCTGCCGCCGACGCCGATCCGGTGCAGCTTGCGCTCGCTGACCAGGATGTGCATCGGCAGGCTGCCGTCCGGCCCGATCGTCTCGTCCTCCACGATCCTCAGCGAGGAGAACACGTCGAGACGGGCGAGCCGCGTGCTCGCCCGCTTCACGGCGTCCGGATCGAACTCTTCGCCGGGCTTGAGGCCGGCCATGTAGGCGACGAAGCGCGGGTCCATGCGCTCGGTCCCGGTGACGTCGGTCGGGCCGAAATGGGCCTTGCGTCCGGGCTGCATCTCCAGCGTCGCGTCAACGGTCTCGTTGGGATGGTTGGCGGTGACGCTGCGGGGACCGGCCTTGGCCTTGGCATAGCCCTGCTGCCGCCAGGCTTCCACGGCGCGGCTTTCCGCCTGAAGGATCACCGTGGAGCGGGCCGGCTGACCGGGCTCGAAACCACCA
The DNA window shown above is from Amorphus orientalis and carries:
- a CDS encoding autotransporter assembly complex protein TamA: MRCSFRARSLAALWVFGVVTATAPTPAAAFELFGFKFFGRDDADETDTVIGEPQPYTVEFEVSGDTGDEGRLKAASSLWKERDRPASGAAGLIARARGDYRNLVYALYASARYGGTVSITIDGRQAADIPPDAPLSETAEVKIAVDPGPLFLFDQTLIRNRAPYPTDRKDTVPTPESGGFEPGQPARSTVILQAESRAVEAWRQQGYAKAKAGPRSVTANHPNETVDATLEMQPGRKAHFGPTDVTGTERMDPRFVAYMAGLKPGEEFDPDAVKRASTRLARLDVFSSLRIVEDETIGPDGSLPMHILVSERKLHRIGVGGSFSTIDGLGLEAYWLHRNLFGRAEQLRIEGRVSNFDNKTNPEDFTYRAGATFTKPGVGTPDSNFSASAYAEREVLDTYTKTGVSGQAGFTHQFSEALQARAYLTGQHAQFEDDVYGTRDFTTGGFLGAFTYDTRNNIGNPSRGHYVDVTALPFYEFNYANAAARFTAEARTYYGVGGDNRLILAGRAKIGTLFGPSIAQLPPDQVFFTGGGGSVRGYPYRSIGVEVGNNVVGGKSLVEGNVELRGRITETIGAVAFLDAGAVGANSTPDFDQNVKFGAGVGLRYFTSVGPIRFDVAVPLEKRDGDPDFAFYVGIGQAF